From the genome of Candidatus Rokuibacteriota bacterium, one region includes:
- the yajC gene encoding preprotein translocase subunit YajC has translation MVDLAYAMGQSPGGGGAGSVATQVVFFAAIFAIFYFLLIRPQQKQKREREALLRAVKKGDRVVTSSGMHGTVVGLDEHTVTLKVSDQVKLQFDRAAIGRIVPAAGEKEGAA, from the coding sequence ATGGTGGACCTGGCGTATGCGATGGGACAGTCCCCGGGTGGCGGCGGCGCCGGCTCGGTGGCGACTCAGGTCGTCTTCTTCGCGGCCATCTTCGCGATCTTCTACTTCCTCCTCATCCGCCCGCAGCAGAAGCAGAAGCGGGAGCGGGAGGCTCTGCTGCGGGCCGTCAAGAAGGGCGACCGGGTCGTGACCTCGAGCGGGATGCACGGCACGGTCGTGGGCCTCGACGAGCACACGGTGACGCTCAAGGTGTCCGACCAGGTCAAGCTCCAGTTCGACCGGGCGGCCATCGGCCGCATCGTGCCGGCCGCCGGAGAGAAGGAGGGCGCCGCCTGA
- the tgt gene encoding tRNA guanosine(34) transglycosylase Tgt, giving the protein MAAIEFALLRTEGAARLGRIRTARGPIETPAFMPVATQGSVKSLSPTDLRAAGAQIVLSNTYHLFLRPGPETVRELGGLHRFMGWDGPILTDSGGFQVWSLSKLRKVSEAGVEFRSHIDGSLRALSPERCIEIQQALGVDIIHPLDECLAQPATAAATEQSLGLTLRWLARSVAAHREGNGSQALFGIVQGGTFDDLRRRSAEATVAFGLDGYAIGGLAVGEPTERMYEIAALVAGLLPAARPRYLMGVGKPADLVEAVARGVDLFDCVLPTRNARNGQVFTADGPLTITHARYARDPAPLEAACPCEGCRGFSRAYLRHLFVARELLAYRLLSLHNVTFYLGLMAAMRRALAAGEFGAFRSRFLGRYGVESGGGSSDSTTDTEA; this is encoded by the coding sequence ATGGCGGCGATCGAGTTCGCGCTGCTCCGGACCGAAGGCGCGGCTCGTCTCGGCAGGATCCGCACCGCGCGGGGCCCCATCGAGACACCCGCCTTCATGCCCGTGGCCACCCAGGGCAGTGTCAAGAGCCTCTCGCCCACGGATCTCCGCGCCGCGGGCGCGCAGATCGTCCTCTCCAACACCTACCATCTCTTCCTGCGGCCGGGACCCGAGACCGTGCGCGAACTGGGGGGGCTCCACCGCTTCATGGGCTGGGACGGGCCGATCCTCACCGACTCGGGCGGCTTCCAGGTCTGGAGCCTCAGCAAGCTCCGGAAGGTCAGCGAAGCGGGCGTCGAGTTTCGCTCGCACATCGATGGCTCCCTCCGCGCCCTTTCCCCCGAGCGCTGCATCGAGATCCAGCAGGCGCTCGGGGTCGACATCATCCACCCGCTCGACGAGTGTCTCGCCCAGCCCGCCACCGCCGCCGCCACCGAGCAGTCCCTCGGACTCACCCTGCGCTGGCTGGCCCGCTCTGTCGCGGCCCATCGCGAGGGGAACGGCAGCCAGGCGCTCTTCGGCATCGTGCAGGGCGGCACCTTCGACGACCTCAGGCGGCGCTCCGCGGAAGCCACCGTGGCCTTCGGGCTCGACGGCTACGCCATCGGCGGGCTGGCCGTCGGCGAGCCGACCGAACGGATGTACGAGATCGCCGCGCTCGTGGCCGGGCTCCTGCCCGCCGCTCGGCCGCGATACCTGATGGGCGTGGGCAAGCCCGCGGACCTGGTCGAAGCCGTCGCGCGGGGCGTGGACCTCTTCGACTGCGTCCTGCCCACGCGCAACGCGCGCAACGGCCAGGTCTTCACCGCCGACGGGCCCCTCACCATCACGCATGCCCGTTACGCGCGCGATCCCGCGCCGCTGGAGGCCGCGTGCCCATGCGAGGGCTGCCGCGGCTTCTCGCGCGCGTACCTCCGCCACCTCTTTGTGGCGCGCGAGCTGCTCGCCTACAGGCTCCTCTCGCTCCACAACGTGACGTTCTATCTCGGGCTCATGGCGGCCATGCGCCGGGCGCTCGCCGCAGGCGAGTTCGGGGCATTCCGCTCTCGGTTTCTGGGCCGTTATGGGGTAGAATCCGGGGGCGGTTCGTCGGACAGCACGACAGACACGGAGGCCTGA